Sequence from the Mycobacterium florentinum genome:
CCTCGTCGGTGAAGTCCTCGGGCGGGGTGCCGTCCTCGCGCAGCCCGGGTGTTCCGGAGACGAAAATCTGTGTGCTGCTTCCGGATACGGTGACGGCGTCGGCGTATCCGGGAGCGATGTGAGCTCCCACTCCGGTGAGGATCGGGGTAATGGTGGTCATCTCGAGACTCCTTGGTGATGTTGGGATTTCGGTGTGAGAGGGCAGATGTCTTTCGCGACGCTCACTCCGCGGGGCTCGTCGCCCGCGACGACTCGCGCGAGGGCGGCGGCGGCCTGATCCAGGCCGCACGACCGCGGGGACGGCATGCTCAACCGGCCGGAGTCGAGTAGCGCGGTCAGGCGGCCGAGTTGGGCGCCGTCGGATCGGACGTAGACCGCGGTGACGGCGATGCCGCGGGTGGATGCGGACGGGTCGGGGGTGATGGTGGCCAGCCGGGCGCCGTCGTCGAGCGCGGTCATCGCCGCGGCAGCACCCCCAGGTGCGGCGTTGGCGACGGCGTCGATGCGGCCCTTCGCCAACGCCCTTGCATGGAGTGGCCACATCGGGTCGCGGTAGTCGATCACGTCGCGAGCGCCATACCCGCGGACTCGGTCGGCGCTGCCGGGGCCGGCGGTGGCGAGCACATCGACGCCGCGCAGGACGGCCAGCTGGACGATCAGCCCGCCCGTGATTCCGCCCGCGCCATGAACGAGCAACGTCTCGCCACCGTGCAGGGCCAACGCCTCGCAAACCACCTGCTCGGCCGTCAACGCCGGCACCGGAAAGATCGCCGCGATCTGCCACGTAACCCCGGCCGGTTTGCGAGCGAGCGACCCGACGGGCGCGATCAGCAAGGGCGCCCAG
This genomic interval carries:
- a CDS encoding NADP-dependent oxidoreductase, with the protein product MTMRVAGVRMLGGRVETFEVDEPRPPAADEVLIYVRGAGVGNWDNIIRTGGWDVGARPPLALGVEAAGVIKAVGAQPGGFGVGDEVLCHPVPLRDQGTWAPLLIAPVGSLARKPAGVTWQIAAIFPVPALTAEQVVCEALALHGGETLLVHGAGGITGGLIVQLAVLRGVDVLATAGPGSADRVRGYGARDVIDYRDPMWPLHARALAKGRIDAVANAAPGGAAAAMTALDDGARLATITPDPSASTRGIAVTAVYVRSDGAQLGRLTALLDSGRLSMPSPRSCGLDQAAAALARVVAGDEPRGVSVAKDICPLTPKSQHHQGVSR